A region from the Macrobrachium rosenbergii isolate ZJJX-2024 chromosome 32, ASM4041242v1, whole genome shotgun sequence genome encodes:
- the LOC136855674 gene encoding CD63 antigen-like has protein sequence MAGPQTRGCGLLTVKYLVFSFNLIFCLSGLALIAVGGVAQGFFRQYIQFFEGQYQTPAVGLIILGTIILVVSFFGCCGAKRDSVVMLWTFIGMMVVLLLCEIAAGITVAVRRHDIGNLVQKNLNETMSHYKDPKALPTVVWNEMQHKHRCCGVMNYLDWEKTPYGVRVSGVPDSCCVVKKPDCGRNVFGSASGGKAVVVPKIYSGGCYQALRDAAKSRVGAIGGVIAGLVFVQILAICMSSYLIKSARQRYDSFDGSEEFPLM, from the coding sequence ATGGCAGGTCCTCAGACAAGAGGCTGTGGCCTACTGACTGTCAAGTATCTCGTCTTTTCCTTCAACCTGATTTTCTGTCTGTCAGGACTCGCACTGATAGCGGTTGGCGGGGTCGCTCAAGGGTTCTTCCGCCAATACATCCAGTTTTTCGAAGGCCAATATCAAACTCCTGCAGTAGGTCTAATCATCCTTGGTACCATCATCCTGGTCGTGTCTTTCTTTGGCTGCTGTGGGGCAAAGAGAGACAGCGTCGTCATGCTGTGGACCTTCATAGGTATGATGGTTGTGCTTCTGCTGTGTGAAATTGCCGCGGGCATCACCGTAGCTGTGAGGAGACATGACATCGGAAATCTCGTCCAGAAGAACTTGAATGAAACGATGAGTCATTATAAAGACCCGAAGGCTCTTCCCACGGTGGTTTGGAATGAGATGCAACACAAGCACAGGTGTTGTGGAGTGATGAACTACCTGGACTGGGAGAAAACGCCTTACGGTGTTCGGGTCAGTGGCGTCCCGGACTCCTGCTGTGTTGTAAAAAAGCCTGATTGTGGTCGTAACGTGTTTGGATCTGCGTCAGGTGGAAAAGCCGTTGTTGTTCCCAAAATTTACTCGGGAGGGTGTTACCAAGCCCTTCGTGATGCTGCGAAGAGTAGAGTTGGAGCAATTGGCGGAGTGATTGCTGGCTTGGTATTTGTACAGATTCTGGCGATCTGCATGTCTTCTTACCTCATCAAGTCGGCGAGGCAGCGCTATGATAGTTTTGATGGCTCCGAAGAGTTTCCCCTAATGTGA